GTATTTGGAGATAAAAGCGAGAGGAATTTTATAAAATATTTTAAATTACAAATCAAAAAATAAAATGGAACTAAAAGAAAAGGCAGGTGCACTTTTGAAAATAGCTGCATTAAATGAAGGGGCAAAAGAATATATTCTTAACAATCCTGAGCTCTTTAAACTCTTACTGAAAGCAGCTAAAAGATATATAGGAGGAGAAAAAATGGAAGAAGCTATTGTTACTGCTAAAAGAATTAATGCTAAAGGACTTCCAACTTCACTAGAGTTTATGGGGGAAAGTACCCGTTCTGTGGAAGAATCAGAATTGGTAACTCAACATTTCACTAATTTGATTAATAAAGTGAAAGAAGAGAATATTAATTCTATCATTTCTTTGGATTTATCTCATATAGGTCTTGCAATTGATAAGGATCTCGCTTATAATAATTTAGTGTTATTAGCAGAATCAGCTTATAAAAAAGATATTGAAATAGTGATTAGCGCAGAGGGAATTGATAGAACTGATAATATTATTAATACCTTTTGTAAAATATCGCCTGATTTTCCCAATGTAGGAATTACCCTTCAGGCTTATTTAAACCGTACTCCAAAAGACCTTGAACGAATATTGAATGAAACACAAGGGAAAATAAGAATTGTAAAAGGGGCTTTTGCTGTTCCTTCAGGACATGCTGTAGAGAGAGGAAAACATTTAGACGACCTATACATTAAATATATTGAAACACTTTTCCTTAAAAACAGAAGGTGTTCTATTGCTACCCATCATAATATAGTTCAAAATAGAGTTAAAGAGCTCATTGAACAATATGATATTCCAAAATCTAAGTATGAATTTGAAATGTTACTGGGAATACAGGAAGATCTGTTGAATGAAATGTATAAAGAAGGTTACCCATGCCGGCAGTATATAGTGTATGGTGATGAATGGTATTTGTACCTGTGTAACCGAATTGCAGAAAATCCGGATAATCTTTTTCAGGCTATGGTTGATATCATGTCTTAGCCCCAAGGTTTAATCCCCAAAGTTTTTTATATTTGAATGAAAATATAAAAAATCCTGAAATATAAATCCGTACAATGAAAATTACACTGAACAGAATAAACGACGACTTTTTATTTGAATGTACAAACGCTCAAGGAAATTCTATCCTTTTGGATAATACTTCCCAGCCGGGAGCTAAAGGAGTTTCTCCAATGGAGAGTGTACTGATGGCAGTAGCAGGATGCAGCGGAATAGATGTGGTTTCTATTCTGAAGAAGCAGCGTCAGGAAATTAAAAGTTTTCAGGCAGAAGTAGAAGGAGAGAGAGTACAGGTAGATGACGCCAAGCCTTTTAAGTCAATCAATGTAAAATTTCTTTTAGAGGGAGAGATTGATCCTAAAAAAGCTCAAAAGGCAGCAGAACTGTCTTTTGAAAAATATTGTTCTGTATCAAAAACTTTAGAGCCTAATGTAGAAATAGGATATGAAGTCTTCGTTAACGGAGAAAAAATTTAATCTCTGATATAAAAATAGAAAAAGCCGGATAATTTATCCGGCTTTTTTATTACTCATTACCTATTATTCATTGTTTATTAAAAGGTAAGTCTGGGTTTTATCAACTTTGCTACGGTGGCAGTCCATCCTGTCTGGTGGGAAGCACCTACGCCACGTCCGTTATCCCCATGGAAATATTCAAAGAATGTAATATAATCCTTAAAATGCTCATCGTAATTGAACTTTGGGTTTCCTCCATTAAAAGCACGTTGCCCATGTTCATCCTTTAAGAAAATAGAACAAAGTCTTTTGCTTATGTTTTGAGCTACTTCATCAAGGTTTTTCTTTTCACCACTTCCGGTTGGAAGTTCTACTTTCAGACTGTTTCCATAATAATAATGGAAACGCTGTAAACTTTCTACAATCAGAAAATTAATAGGGAACCAGATGGGTCCACGCCAGTTGCTGTTTCCTCCAAACATTCGGCTGTCGCTTTCTGCAGGAGTATAGTAAACCATATTTTCATTCCCATGTACAGAAAATACAAACGGGTTTTCTTCATATACCTTAGACATGGCACGGATTCCATAAGAACTTAAAAATTCCTTTTCATCAAGCATTCTGGTTAAAACCTTTGTCAGTCTATTTTTACGAAGAATACTCATCAGGTGTTTTCTCCCTTGCCCTTCCTCATCCCAGTGGGAGACAAGTTTGGTGAGTTCCGGCTTATTTTTCAAGATCCATTCCATTCTGGTTTTGAAGTTGGGCATCTTTTCAAGCAGTCTGTGATCAACAATTTCTACTGCAAACAATGGAATTAATCCAACAATACTTCTCAATCTTAAAGAAACACTATTTCCGTTTCCAAGCTGGAGAACATCATAGAAGAAACCATCTTCCTCATTCCATAGCCCTTTTGTTCCTTCACCCAGATTTTCCATTGCCTCAGCGATATAAAGATAGTGCTCAAAGAATTTGATGGCCATATCTTCATACACCTGATAATATTGAGCAAGTTCCATGGCAATACGCATCATGTTTAATGCATACATGGCCATCCAGCTTGTTCCATCTGCCTGCTCAAGATGCTGACCATCCTGTAAAACCATGTTTCTATCAAAGGCACCAATATTATCCAGCCCAAGGAAACCACCACCGAAAATATTATTTCCGTTTTTATCCTTTCTGTTCACCCACCATGTAAAGTTCAGAAG
This genomic interval from Chryseobacterium joostei contains the following:
- a CDS encoding proline dehydrogenase family protein, whose product is MELKEKAGALLKIAALNEGAKEYILNNPELFKLLLKAAKRYIGGEKMEEAIVTAKRINAKGLPTSLEFMGESTRSVEESELVTQHFTNLINKVKEENINSIISLDLSHIGLAIDKDLAYNNLVLLAESAYKKDIEIVISAEGIDRTDNIINTFCKISPDFPNVGITLQAYLNRTPKDLERILNETQGKIRIVKGAFAVPSGHAVERGKHLDDLYIKYIETLFLKNRRCSIATHHNIVQNRVKELIEQYDIPKSKYEFEMLLGIQEDLLNEMYKEGYPCRQYIVYGDEWYLYLCNRIAENPDNLFQAMVDIMS
- a CDS encoding OsmC family protein, producing the protein MKITLNRINDDFLFECTNAQGNSILLDNTSQPGAKGVSPMESVLMAVAGCSGIDVVSILKKQRQEIKSFQAEVEGERVQVDDAKPFKSINVKFLLEGEIDPKKAQKAAELSFEKYCSVSKTLEPNVEIGYEVFVNGEKI